The following proteins are co-located in the Phragmites australis chromosome 10, lpPhrAust1.1, whole genome shotgun sequence genome:
- the LOC133931232 gene encoding uncharacterized protein At3g28850-like yields MGCKGSKHTLHGGGGGAWAPEPRTCSGLVGRHSVALRSSTLGTLSFDRAAAAAAAAGVSFGGGDEGMIKAGNDGGGSGKYGPSCSFGGWRPGTPPVMAPAKRQRRVVLKVAPRTPTKTPMREPEEINVWELMEGLEDEEGDEDAEEDGHSVERQVKSAPGSPVFDPVILDAFRKALDELSPDSPPRDVVARKGGDVEKVEIQMFPGIVRSRVNVFQEKINAKLAKKAPPQPRPLPPPPDSTRRVVVYLTSLRGIRQTYEDCWSTSAILRGYGVHVDERDLSMHAGYKEELRAALGGGAHYALPQVFADGRLLGGAEEIRRMHETGELASVLETCEMAPRAKGDAAREACGGCGGARFVPCDACSGSCKVFVVDESAGAGAGAFRRCPECNENGLVRCPVC; encoded by the coding sequence ATGGGCTGCAAGGGGTCGAAGCACACGCtgcatggaggaggaggtggggcgtGGGCGCCGGAGCCGCGGACCTGCTCCGGCCTGGTGGGGCGGCACTCCGTCGCGCTGAGGTCGTCCACGCTGGGGACTCTCAGCTTcgaccgcgcggcggccgcggccgcggcggcgggcgtTTCTTTTGGCGGAGGGGACGAGGGGATGATCAAGGCCGGaaacgacggcggcggctcggggAAGTACGGGCCGTCGTGTTCATTCGGTGGGTGGCGCCCGGGGACGCCGCCGGTGATGGCGCCGGCGAAGCGGCAGAGGCGGGTGGTGCTGAAGGTGGCGCCGCGGACGCCGACCAAGACGCCGATGCGTGAGCCCGAGGAGATCAACGTGTGGGAGCTCATGGAGGGGctcgaggacgaggagggcgaTGAGGACGCGGAAGAGGACGGCCACAGCGTTGAGCGGCAGGTGAAGTCGGCGCCCGGATCGCCGGTGTTCGATCCGGTCATCCTGGACGCGTTCCGGAAGGCGCTCGATGAGCTGTCGCCTGACTCGCCTCCTCGTGACGTCGTCGCACGCAAAGGAGGAGACGTTGAGAAGGTCGAAATCCAGATGTTCCCGGGCATCGTGCGGTCGCGGGTCAACGTGTTCCAGGAAAAGATCAACGCCAAGCTAGCCAAGAAGGCGCCGCCACAGCCACGgccgctgccaccgccgccggacAGCACGCGACGGGTCGTGGTGTACCTCACAAGTCTCCGCGGCATCCGCCAGACATACGAGGACTGCTGGTCCACGAGCGCCATTCTGCGCGGCTACGGCGTGCACGTCGACGAGCGCGACCTGTCCATGCACGCCGGGTACAAGGAGGAGCTCCGCGCTGCGCTAGGCGGAGGCGCCCACTATGCGCTCCCGCAGGTGTTCGCCGACGGCCGGCTCCTGGGCGGCGCCGAGGAGATCCGCCGCATGCACGAGACAGGGGAACTGGCAAGTGTCCTCGAGACCTGCGAGATGGCACCGCGCGCCAAGGGAGACGCCGCGCGGGAGGCGTGCGGCGGCTGTGGCGGCGCGCGGTTCGTGCCGTGCGACGCTTGCTCCGGCAGCTGCAAGGTGTTCGTTGTGGACGagagcgccggcgccggcgccggcgcgttCAGGAGGTGCCCTGAGTGCAATGAGAACGGGCTAGTGAGATGTCCCGTTTGCTAG